The Metabacillus schmidteae genome includes a region encoding these proteins:
- the hag gene encoding flagellin Hag, protein MRINHNIAALNTYRQLGAGQAGQAKSMEKLSSGLRINRAGDDAAGLAISEKMRGQIRGLDQASRNAQDGISLIQTAEGALNETHDILQRMRELVVQAGNTGTQGSDDLEAIQDEIDALQEELGGEAGSKGIADRTQFNGKNLLDGTFTSGTFQIGANEDQQISLSINDMSADALGTTDSAGSVTVSVSSIDVTDFAGTGFDDQLTAIDDAIKQVSAERSNLGATQNRLEHTINNLSTSSENLTAAESRIRDVDYALAA, encoded by the coding sequence ATGAGAATTAATCATAATATTGCAGCGCTTAATACGTATCGTCAGTTGGGTGCTGGTCAAGCTGGGCAAGCAAAATCAATGGAGAAATTATCTTCAGGCCTTAGAATTAACAGAGCAGGAGATGACGCAGCTGGTCTTGCAATATCTGAAAAAATGCGTGGGCAAATTCGTGGTTTAGATCAAGCATCCCGTAATGCACAAGACGGTATTTCTTTAATTCAGACTGCTGAAGGTGCTTTAAATGAGACTCATGATATTCTTCAACGTATGCGTGAACTTGTAGTTCAAGCAGGAAATACTGGTACACAAGGATCAGATGATTTAGAAGCTATTCAAGATGAAATTGATGCACTTCAAGAGGAATTAGGTGGAGAAGCTGGATCTAAGGGTATTGCTGATCGTACTCAATTTAATGGTAAAAACTTACTAGATGGTACGTTTACAAGTGGTACCTTCCAAATTGGTGCAAATGAAGATCAACAAATCTCACTTTCTATTAATGATATGTCAGCTGATGCATTGGGAACAACAGATTCTGCTGGTTCTGTTACTGTTTCAGTTTCATCTATTGATGTAACTGATTTTGCTGGAACAGGTTTTGATGACCAATTAACAGCTATTGATGATGCAATTAAACAGGTGTCTGCAGAACGTTCTAATTTAGGTGCTACTCAAAATCGTTTAGAGCATACTATTAATAACTTAAGCACATCTTCTGAAAACTTAACTGCTGCGGAATCTCGTATCCGTGACGTTGATTATGCTTTGGCTGCCTAA
- a CDS encoding DUF6470 family protein, with protein MQIPQIRLESTNAQISIESRSATTQVQQQKADMSIEQPKANLSFRTNPGKLTIDQTQARADVEIKSVFHSIEENTQEGKQGWSTGIKRIVQEGEELMKIENGGNPIATQAQRNGYKPMKEFGIGFVPSVGSVKINYQPAVVEITITPNKPIISVAVNKPILDYQAGNVEINIAKKNDLKIDFDIKV; from the coding sequence TTGCAAATACCTCAGATTAGACTTGAAAGCACAAATGCCCAAATCTCAATCGAAAGTAGAAGTGCCACTACACAAGTACAGCAACAAAAGGCAGATATGTCAATCGAACAACCAAAGGCAAATCTTTCATTTCGAACAAATCCAGGAAAATTAACAATCGACCAAACACAGGCAAGGGCCGATGTCGAAATAAAGTCAGTTTTTCATAGTATTGAGGAAAATACACAAGAGGGCAAACAAGGTTGGTCAACAGGAATTAAAAGAATAGTTCAAGAAGGCGAAGAACTTATGAAAATAGAAAATGGTGGGAATCCTATTGCTACCCAAGCACAGAGAAATGGGTACAAACCTATGAAAGAGTTCGGAATAGGATTTGTGCCATCAGTAGGAAGTGTAAAAATTAACTACCAGCCTGCAGTGGTAGAAATTACGATAACTCCTAACAAACCAATCATTTCAGTAGCTGTAAATAAACCAATCCTTGACTATCAAGCTGGGAATGTAGAAATAAACATAGCAAAAAAGAATGACTTGAAAATTGACTTTGATATAAAGGTATAA
- the csrA gene encoding carbon storage regulator CsrA gives MLVLTRKTNESIKIGEDIEITILSINGDQIKLGINAPRDVEIHRKEIYLSIQESNSEAASISPNVLNEIMNKRTDPK, from the coding sequence ATGTTAGTCTTAACTAGAAAAACAAATGAATCCATTAAAATTGGCGAAGACATAGAAATTACAATCCTTTCAATTAATGGTGATCAAATTAAATTAGGAATTAATGCCCCAAGGGATGTAGAGATTCATCGGAAGGAGATATATCTTTCCATTCAAGAATCGAATAGTGAAGCTGCTTCTATCTCACCAAATGTTTTAAATGAAATTATGAATAAACGAACGGACCCTAAGTGA
- the fliW gene encoding flagellar assembly protein FliW translates to MVIETKYHGEITIEENEIIKFENGIPGFINEKKYTLLPLDKESPFSILQSIETTELGFVVVNPFHYTKEYEFDLTDGEKEAIQLTNAEDLEVLAIMTVKDSLKNSTANLQAPLIINYKKKLGKQVILNNSNYSIRYPLFAEAGEK, encoded by the coding sequence ATGGTGATAGAAACAAAATACCATGGTGAGATAACCATAGAAGAAAATGAGATTATCAAATTTGAAAACGGGATACCTGGATTTATTAATGAAAAGAAATACACTCTACTCCCTTTAGATAAAGAGTCTCCCTTTTCAATCCTTCAATCGATTGAAACAACAGAATTAGGCTTTGTCGTAGTTAATCCATTTCACTATACGAAGGAATATGAATTTGATTTAACAGATGGTGAGAAAGAGGCAATTCAGTTAACAAATGCAGAAGATCTAGAAGTATTGGCTATAATGACAGTAAAAGACTCACTAAAGAACTCAACAGCAAATCTACAGGCACCATTAATAATCAACTACAAGAAAAAGCTAGGAAAACAAGTCATTCTAAATAATTCAAACTATTCCATTAGATATCCATTATTTGCTGAGGCTGGAGAAAAATAA